The nucleotide window AGGTTTGCTGACAAATGGAGAAACTGGGGTGAGGTTATGTCTcacctccccttctccccagagCCTGACTGGAGCTGAGAGGAGCCCAGGGGGCTTCTCAGCCCATGAGGGGTCAGAGGGAGAGGGATGCGGCAGCTTTTCTCAGGACAGAGCTGCCCCTCAAAGCATCCTGGGGTTTCTCCCCAGGCCACACCTCTCTGGCACCGCCCCTCAAGTAGAGAATTAAACTAAGGATGTACTAAAGATGAAGGCTATCTGCACAGCTCCCCTCATGTGAGTTCTTAGCACTGAGCCCTTAGTGATTACTTTGTACTAGAATTACTAGATTACTTTGACTGTACAGAACTGCAGTCACTGAGTCATAGTGTCTTAGAATTCTAGAGCATAATCCAGCCCCCTGTCTTCCCAGTTATCTAGAAGACTCAACTTTCTTGTCAATTTGTTTACAGACGGTAGACACAAAATAAGTAGATGCCATATGTAAGATCAAATCCCAGTATCTACATTCATGAGCTATAAGGGAACTTACGGGATACCTGCTATATCCAGGCACTGTAGAAGGTGTTTTGTTTTAACTTGTATTAACagtgttcttttaacagttctACACTTCTGAAACTTAGGTAAAGAAAGGCTAAGTTGCCCAATGTTACTACATACTAAGGGACAGGGAAAGGAATTAAACCCCACTGTCTCCAATATCCTTGTTGTTTCTACTCAGCCATGCTTCCACATGCTTTTGAAAGGAGTTTCCCACTTGTAGTTGCTGAGTTGTCTCCCTTACTATTTAACCATATTCTTCTATAGATTAAAAATCAGTCACTAAGAAGGTATAGGACCAGATGTAGTTGCCACTTTAGTGGAGCAGATTTTGCCTTTCAGAAAGACAAGTAGAACTAATTCTATTCAAGGCCTTCCTGATTTAAACTATACAAATACAAGTAAAACAACCTAAGAAGCCATTTAAAATTTTGCCTTCCATGTTAATCCTTATATCCTGTATTGGTTATGATTTAAGCTCTCAAATCATAAAGGCAAAAGGTCTCACAAAGCcaaaaaatatgtgcaaatattACCTTGAGTATTTACTAGTTTGTGGTAACCGTGGCTAGCAGGGTTTCTCGGCCTCGGCACTGCTGGCACTTGGGGCCTGATAGTCCTTTGCTACAGGGAGTTGTTCTGTGTGCTGTAGGGTATCTGTCAGCGTCTTTGACCTCCAGCCATTACATACTAGCAGCACACCCCAGCTGTAACAACCCaaagtgtctccagacattgccaaatggccccagggtggaggtggggggcaaAGGCCAAATCATTCCAGGTTGAGAAGCACGGATGTATAGAAAGAATTGCAGACTGTGTCCTCTGTTAATTTTTCCTGATAGAATGCCTCTTTGTTTTTCACATCCAAATTCAGAGAAGGTATGTGTTTCTCAGTACAACATTTTCCTCCTGCCCATGTTTATCCAggtgaattttaaattatgtacCTAAAGTGCAACACAACATTTTCAACAAAACAATGTGTGGGACACGTCTGTATTTAAACTCTAAGCAGAACTGATAGGCCCTCAGAATCTTGTGAAGAAGTTTTGAAAAGCATGGTATGTCAGTAAAAGGGAAGGGCACTTGAGATGGTGCTGACACTGTTGCAGCCACAGACTGCAAAGGGTGTCCGCCACCTTGAAATTGAtgaagggaaacctcactgacatggcgTCAGGGGCCAGCAGGGGGAGCTAATCGCAGACCCCTACCCTGGAGGAGAAGAAAGATTTCTGCCTTCTGCCCTAGCAAAAGCCCAGCCAAAGGAggagactgtcacaactcagccaatgacaAGCCATGATATGTGAGACTCCCAATTTCCTCCAATGaactttttgcttagaacagccctTCCAACTTGGCCCTTTTCCTCTATAATAAAAGAACATTTCTCTCCCTTGTTCTCTGGACTTGCCTGCGGTTTTGCTGTAGCTTGCTTctcctgaattgcaattctttgCTATTCCCGAATATACCCCTTTTTGCTGGTTAAACAActgactttcattttttaaggttAACGTTACCAACCATTGTGATTATTTGGTAATGAAAGAATTgaaatattttgagcatttaaaaCCTAACACGTTAATTTACTGCTCATATAtagatgttttattgccttttaCTTAAGTTTTAGGGAATTGGATGGAGTTTGGGTTGACTAATATatagctttttttccttttaaaatggtgGTAAAAACTGTCTTCATGCAGAATACCTGATTTTTAGGAGTTCATTGCTGATGTTAAGCAGGAGAAGCTTATAAGCCTATCTGCCTTGGTCATTTCAAAATGCATCTCATTTTAATGTTTCAGCTAGGTTATAGTTGTCAGCCTCTCCCTTTTCCCCGTTTTTGACTTTCCAGCATCTTAAAGATGGAAACTCTAATACTGCAATCTGTGGACTCAGACCAGAAGGCAAGAATAGGCTAATGCCGTGAAGAGGTGAAATGGCAGAATCCTTGTGGGGCTACAGTCTTCTTGAGTGGAAATGatattccctctttctttccccctgCAGAAGACCACTGTTCCTTGAGTTTGGCAAATAACATAGAGCATTTAGCATGTATCAACACTGCTCTAAATAAAATGAGacatttaatatttcattaaattcatCCTTCTGCATGTGCTACCATGTCACTCTCCCCAAACCCTTGGGAGATAGGTTCTATTATCAcatccattttaaagatgaggaaactgaagagcAGCTACTGCTGGTAAGTGGGGGAGCTGAAATTTGAACTTGGCTTTTCCACTTGCATTTTCCACCCAACAGTTCAGGGTGTATGAGTTTTCTATTGCTACATAACTTACCACAAATTCAGTTACTGAAAACAACACGTTTGTAACCTTTTAGTTCCTGTGGGTCAGGAGTTGAGGCTTGGCCCAGCTGGTGCCTCCTGATCCCACGTGGCTGCAGTCAAGGTTTCAGCCAGGCTGCATTTTCATCTGGAGGCTCAGCTAGAGAAAACTCACTTCCAAGCACATTCAGGTTGTTGACAGATTTATTTCCTTGGGGTTGTATGACTAAGAGCTCTGGGTCTTGCTggctgggaggcagaggctgcCGTCAGATCCCTCAGGCCTTTGCTTCCTTGACATGGCTGCTCACATCTGGCCAACAAGGAGAATTCTTCACCTGAGTTGGCTAAGATGGGAGGAAGGACTGGAGAGTTTGTGGTAAGGGTCTGAGTATGTGTGGCCCAGTCCCTCATGTTGCGCTACCTTTTTGGAGAaactgcagttttttttttttttttttttgtaatcaagAGTGAGAATGCAGTTTTACTGTGTATGCCAATATCTGCAGTGTCTGCTTGGACTTGGTTGAAACCATTCATTCCTGCGCTTACTGTGAGCTTATTAGACCTTCCCTTGTGGTTCTTGCCTGATTTGTTTCCCAAAGTGCATGTGGTAGTGAGGCAAAGGAGAGTCAAGAATGATTCCCAAATTTATGACTTTAGAAATTGAGTGGATTGTCATGCCATTTATGAAAGATGACCAGTTTGGGGTTCGGGAGATGGGGTCAAGGAGAGgtacaaatgaaaatgcaatgtCCTTAGCACACCATCTATCAGTTTGGAATATTAGTCCAGATAATTCTGAATCTATTCCAGATAATGCTATTTGGAATATTATTTCAGATAATTCTAGATATATTTCTCCACATATCCTGAAGAATATGTCTAttaacagcaaaaaaacaaatgtaagaaACAGATGCtggataaaatataattttattgcaTTGCTTAATTTATGGAATTGGAATAAGGAGAAATCTCTGAGATCCTCCATccccatttttaaatagtaataCACATGTGCACATTGGAAAACACATAAATAGGAGCTGAAAATCTCAGTGTGTAGTAGTAGGGGTCCTAATGTAGTTTACTGAGTAGTGCGTGTAGACATAcaattaacaaacaaaataaaatatataatgtcacTGGTAGTAAGGGTTATGGAGGAAAAAGAAGCAAGGATTGGGAAAGAGGGTTATAATTTTATGTAGGTTGGTGGTAGAAACTTTCATTGAGGCTGAGAGATTTGAAAAAAGACCTGAAAGCAATGGAactaattgtaaaaaaaaaaatgcattgcaGATAGACGGGCCTGCAAGTGTAAAATTCCCGAAGAAAGACTATGTCAAGTGACAGCAAAGGACCCAACGTTactggagcagagggagaaagggagcgTAGTCAGAAGACCCCAGAGGAAATGAGAGTTGAGATCCTGTAAGGGCAGTTAAGGACACTGGCTTTCATTTGGAATGAAATGGAATGGGTTTGAGCAGGGGAGTGACATGGTCTGATCTCAGGTTTAAGGAAACCCTGCCATCTGCTGTGGAGAGTGATTGAGTGGGGGATACTCGGTGGGCTGCTCACTGCAATCATGCCAGTGGAAACAATGGACCCCAGTACTTGCAAGTGGTGAGACGTAGTCAGACTCCATCTGTTTTGAAGTTAGAACTAGCAGGTTTTAACGACGAATTAGATAAAGtatgtaaaagaaataagagCATCAAGGATGACTCCAATGTTTTTGGGAGATGATGTTTTAAAGGAATTTGGCTATGGAGAAGTGAGAGATGGCTCAATAACTAGACGGGCACAAGAGGTcaaaagtaactttttaaaaaaacgttTTTATTCAATTATAACATAGAACCAAGAGAACAGAAGTCATCTATATGCAGTAACAGCATCCAGATCAAGGAAAAGAATATTTCCAGGAACTTTTAGGCCTTCTGGGTCCCTTCCAGTCACCACCCCCAAAGGTAATTGCTATCCTGATTCTGATACTATATATTTTGCTTGTGTTTAAACTCTACTTTATGTATATGGAATCACAGAGCATGTGCATTTTTAATACACGACTATTTACCCCCTGAACATTATGCTTGTGGGATTTATCTCTATGGCTGCATGTAATTGTAGTCTGTCCACTCACTATGCCATTGTCTGAATATGCTACAAGTCTTACTTGTCTCTTCTACTGTTTATAGGCATTTAGGGTAGTTTCCTTTTGGGGACTGTTATATATACTTGTATGACTATTTCTGTAcatgtcatttggaaaatatacatatttgtttCTGTTACACATTCCCCTCTGGCATAGGACCCAAGGCTTAGACCCAGGGGGCAATATTAGGAACCTCTTTATTGGGTAGGTTGTGTGCTCTTTATTCCAATACAGGAATaaatttgatattatttttatatgtctaATAACTCATTTGGTCTAAACTGAGATGGCAGAGAGAGCATTGTGGTTAATTTTAATCTTTGAATCCAGATATTTAAGAATAAAGTCATTAAATGAGATAGAATATTAAGCCATATTTAATTGACAAAAATTCAGTTCCTTCAATTGACAGAAATGgagtcataaatttaaaaaatatttttaatgaaaatattcttgcAATCCCTCATATCTAATCCCAATGCAATATAAGTCTGACAATAATGCAGAAACAGGGCCTGCATGGCCCCACAACTTAGCTAGGTCATAGGAACATAGAGTACACATTTTCTCCTCTTATTTATAGATAGATAAATCATTTTCTGATAGTTTACCCAGAGAAGTTTATAAAGTTTATGGCCATCTTGGAAGACTCACTAATAATATTTTACTAATGTGGGCTTTTGggaaattattttcaatagcaATAAACTTACTCACAGTGAGCAAGTGTGAAACAAAAGCTATTTTGGAAAGTTTCCTTCAGTATCTAAAGTAGGTGACATGTCAGGAAGGTCTAATCACACTTTATCATAATCACTGAGttgctcctttttcttccaaAGCCAAGAATTACTCATATCCATGACCTTGTAGAATTCTTTTTGACATGTTGTATATGATCTTGTGACTGAAGCAAGGGAAATGCACTCTACGAAAGATAAAATTTGTTAGTAGCTCTTTGGAGGAGACTTTTTTGGTACATATTGATAATTCACTCCTCCCAAATGTATAGTCATAGCTCTTCCAATTACCATAATATGTAATTGCATCAATATGAGTTCAAATGCCATTCTACAATCTGCTAATCACGTTACCATTTCCTAATAAGATCAAAATTGAATCATAATTTATTCAGcctccccccacctttttttacTATAGCttttgatatataaaaatatttaaaaatcataatgtcAAGCCCTCAGAGAGAGTAGGGAAGAACACAGGAAAGCATAAATAGAACAGAGGTGTTTTAGTCAAATCCCATCACATTGCAAGGCAACTGGGCTGTGGGGACTCTCCAGGGAGGCAGGTGGCTGTGTTCATGACAGGAGGGAAAGGTGTAGACCCTCATGCTCAGCCTCTTGGTCCGTGTCATTCATTGTCCCTGGGATTTTACCTAAGCCTTGGCTCTTTTACAAGGAGTTGGGGCAGGTGATTTCTGAAGCCAGCTAGCTTCATGTGAAGCAATTCTCTGACTGATTTGCTGCCCAGTAGGCACCAGCTGATTTCAGATGATCAGCGTGTCATCATGAAGGAGCCTATTCATTGAACTCTTCTCCGACTATAAATGTCAACTTCCATATGTACCTTATGCCCAATAATTGACTCCTCTTTCTGCCACTCCTTAGACCTTGCTCATCATCACTCAAATCTTGGGACCCAGCAGGTACCATGTGACATTTCAGAGTACTTACGCCAGGGTTGTTAGAGTAGACCTGTTTCCACCAAAGGACAAAAGTGAATGCAGCTTGTAAGAGCTCCAGCACAGTGAAGATAAACATCACCACCAGCACACCCTGTAAATCAGGACAGGGGGGTTGGTGCCACACACTAGACAAGAGGCTGGGGGTGAAGGCTCTAGCAAAGCAGAGAATAAGGGACAGAGTACACTGTGTAATTCTCTGTTCAGCTTCCTCTTTCGGATCTCCTAACAGGTTAAGGGAAATAAGCAATACTAGTTTCATCTCAGAACCTTGGTATCCCACATTCTGAGATAGCATCCTTCATTTATCTCtagttgcttttattattttcttttttctttggggtttttattgTTGTGATGTTTCtcagtgtggatttatttctattcttgCCGTGGTCTCAGTGCCTTCCTTCAGACTGAAATCTTATGatgtttttaattctgaaaaattcTCAGTTATTTCTGTTGGTCTGCCCCTTCTCCTATGCTGGTCTACTGGAACACATATTAGGTGGGGGTTAAACTTTTTCACTTCGCTGTATTCTCTGTCTTCCCACCTCTCATTCATGTTTTCCAGATTTTCATTTTCGTGTGTTGTGTTCTATGTAATGTAATCAGCCCTAAATTTCATGTCACTCTTAATTTCTTTGGATGTGTTGAATCTTCTAGTTAACCGATATACCAGATTTTCAATTTCAAAGATTACAAATTCTCATTTCTAGTCATTCTATGTAGTCCTTTTTCAAACCCACCTTTTTCCTTCCTGTCATGTTCTTTCATATTAGTTTCAATTCCTTTTTTGaatctattatttaaaatactttttcattataaatCTTTGAAAAATGATTGCATAATCTCCAGTATTTGGGCAACTAACTTTCATGTTTGTTCCATGTGCTGCTGTTCCCCatcttttttcttatgtttttcaaaatatttctattcttaggTAACTTCAAAGTGTGGGTGGTGGAGGGAGATTCTTTGACATGTAGGAGATTCCTAAGCTGGGTTAATGGATGTCTCCCTGGATGGTAGTTTTAGGTTTGCTTCTGATAGAACCTTAGGAGTTTCACAGATCCAGGAATAGTTTTAAGTTAACCCTTTTATTTGAGATTCTTCTATTTTACATGTAATTTTGGATTTGGATACCATTCCTGAACCAGGCGTGGTGAGATAATTTCATCCTGGAAACCTTTATGGCAGAGTTTCTTAAAGCCTCTTGGGGTATTAGGCAGAGGGCCCCTTGTCTTAATAAACAGGGAGCATATCCAGTGTCAGACCGTAACATTTTTGTAGGGCCCTCAGTGGGCACTCCCTGCTTCCTGTGGGTCAAGAACCTCAGACCCCAGCCGCTAGCATCTGTGTTCCTACCCAGGCCTCCCTGGTTTTCTGGTCTCAGCTCCCGTTTGGTTTCCTGGCTTTAGGATCCTTCACAGTTTTTAGAACCTAAGATGTCTTTCTTCCTcgatatttttccttccttcttacaaTGTTACATATATATGTCTGATTTTTCGATGTGTTACTTTTGCCCGGGTCGTCTGTGTGTCAGTCAATAAAGAGAGTGGACCTTCGGAGCCTGCTTAGTCTGCCTTGTTGCAACTTCTCCAGTGTCACAGGAATTTTTCTTTGGCTCCAGGTAACTGAGCGTGGGAGGCAGTTTGATGTGTATCGAGATTAGTTATCATCATATTAAACCGCCAAGAGCCAATGGGGAAGATGCCTTATGCACTCCTTTGCCAGACGCCTGCCTGCACCCGGGTTATTCTGTCTCCTGGGCATCTTTCATGCTGATTTCCAACCAGATGGGTCTCTGTGCTCCTCCACTTCCTCAAGCTCCTGTATCAAAGGGTTGCTTTTGACAACCTTTGAGTCACACAGGAGACTCACGGAAGGCTGTGAGTCCAGAAACTTGCATGCATCCTCTGAGATTCATGAGACAGATAGATCCAAGGGAATGAAAGATACGGCCTTTGTTTCCCCAGCTCCTAGGAGGCAGTGTCACAAGGGAATAGATCTTTCTCCTAAAGGGCCAACATTTATGCATTTGGCCTATGTATAGAGGATTGACTAAGCCAGGATTGTTCCCATCAACAGGTGGTGACCATCAAGTTTGGGGGAAAGGTGCCAAGAAAATGCTGCCCAGAGATGTTGGCATTTCTGCTTGAAGTTGAATCCCCATCTCTCTGGCAGCCCAGCTgagtcaaaaaataataattatgtgttTGGATTTAAGATTCAAGTTCTGTACCTAGCACCctcctcaatttcctttttttaactgcATAAACATCTCCCATATTATGCAATCTGCTGATGGGCCTCTTTCAatcagacatttttttctctgtttccagACATTCAGACCAACAGGACTAGAAACTGCTGAACAAGTATAGATTATGCAAAGGAGAGACACTGAGATTTCACATGACAGGATGTTAAATCTGAAACTACTTACTATTAGACTGACACTGGCCAGGACACAGTCCTTGACTTCGTGTGTTGAATAATAATACCCCGAATAAGGCAGTAAGGATAGAGAGTCCTTTTCTGAGCCACACTGCCGAGAGGCAGTCCAGAGGGCTACGAGGCTGTCAGTGAGGAGGAAGAGGCCCACTCCAGCGACAACAGCACTCACTGCATTTGTGATCAGGCTGCTCATGGCCTGCAAGAGAAATTCTGCATTGGGATCTCATCACAGAAGCAGCATGTGATGCTGTTAACCCTCCATGCATTGCAGTGGTGCTTTCCTGAGTCCGTTTCCCCTCTAATCTGCATATTCCTATGGGGCACagactgttttattcttcccttcTCACTGTCAAGTCTATCACCTGCTGTAAGTagtgagtatttgttgaatgagagaATGTATGAATACTCCTGCTTAGGGGGAATGTTCTGGCTCCTTGATGCTCTGCAGCACTGGAGATAGAGGTGGTACTGCTCATGCCACTGCCAGTATCTCCCTTGACTTTCTCAGCAGCCATAAAgtcattttattgatttcaggGCTTTTGGAAAATGACCTTTGGCCCCTCCTGGAAAGATGGCGTTATTGCTCCTCTTTCCATAGAGAAGCAGCTTCAGAACAAAGGCAGAAGCAAACTGGGGAGGTTGGGATGCCCACCTAAAGGTGAAGCAGGCCTATGAGAGCCACGTTCACCTCCTTCTCGTCTGGGTCACATTCTACATTTTGGGGGAAAGAGCTCTCATAGGATATGATTCATCTGCAAAGACACtgatgtgccaggctctgtgtcaGGTTCCCAGCACGTGCTCTTTTCTGTTTGAACATTGTCTTAAGATACTCTGTGTTGGGGAGGATGGTTGCCCTGCCCTCGCCGCCCTAGCCCAGTAGCTGCATAACTTCCAGTGCTGAGTCCCTGAAGGAGGAGCAGACTGAATGGGCAGTGCCTTTGCACAGACCTGCCGTGTGGGAATGGAGCCCCATGGTGTCTGTGTCCCGTATGCAGAGCCCACCTTGGGTCAGGTCATCCCAAGGTCAGTTTCCCTCTCAGTGCACTTAGGGCTCTTGGGAGGCCATTGCTTGGGATCCACGTGTTCATCttccacattttataaatgtagcCCAGAGGAGGAAAGAACATTTTCAGCCACACAGATGGgtcagtgacagagctgggatgggACAATGGTCTTCCTGATTCCATAATCTGACTCCATCCAAGGCTGTGAACTCTTCAAAATCCTGTGCACTAGTTCTGGGGTTTAGACTCTGGCCTCAAGGTTCAGGAACGTATGCCAGCTTCATACACCACCTCACATGCCCTCATCCATGCCTAACCAGACCCTGGGTCTTCCCAAGTCAGGAAGTGGCTTTCCCTAAGTCATCTCTGTGGGTGCGCAGCAGGGGAGAGGATCAAAGACCTCAGCTGCTTCCCCCTGCTGACTCCTGGGACCTTTGTCAGGGAAGTGGCTACCCTCTGAGCATTTCTTATTTCGGAGTGGGTAGAGGAGATATCTACAGTATGTAATCCCATACACTTCTGCCTCTGATCCTGCAATTTATAGAGAAACTGAATCATTATGAGGCAGGATTTTCTAGAAAAAGGATCTCCAGGCTCTAGCTGGGATGGTCTTCTGCCCTATTCAGGGCAAAGATAACAAGTTGTAAAGAATCCAtggaatatttaaacatttccaCTGCTTAAGCAACTGAGGTGAACCTCCTCCAAGCCTGGAATGTGACCCAGGAGCATCCCTGTGCAGAGGAAAGGGTGCTGGTCCGGAAGGCAGGAAATCCTGGCTTTCCTCTTGGTTCAGCCAACAGACCGGTGGGAAGAACTCCTGCTCTGAGTCCTATTTCCCT belongs to Manis javanica isolate MJ-LG unplaced genomic scaffold, MJ_LKY HiC_scaffold_25, whole genome shotgun sequence and includes:
- the MS4A7 gene encoding membrane-spanning 4-domains subfamily A member 7, giving the protein MLLQPKTKKAFDAFTLKGIIIPHGEKPGHSYQKENLQEGLQKEATVLGIIQILCCLMISSMGAILVSAPYSPHFKPAVSTVLMSEYPFVGAVCFAITGSLSIISGKKAAKPFAMSSLITNAVSAVVAGVGLFLLTDSLVALWTASRQCGSEKDSLSLLPYSGYYYSTHEVKDCVLASVSLIGVLVVMFIFTVLELLQAAFTFVLWWKQVYSNNPGSAFPLLQSQDHIQHVKKNSTRSWI